DNA sequence from the Paenibacillus azoreducens genome:
AAGTAGATCAAGACCATATGTGCCTTCTTCTTCAATGTTTACATCATACGCCAGCCATTCTCCTGCTTGATTGGAAGTTACGGCGTAATCACCATCAAGAGCAGCTCTTATATCAACATCATCATCACGATACCGTTCGCCACTATTTCCTACAGTGTTATCATGATAGCCTACACCTTCACCACCGAGATTGTAATCTTCAGCTTCAATGATTCCAGGCACCGGCTTATGAATAGCAAACGACGAAAAATCAAGACTAGTAAAATCGAATTCTCCTTCTACGATTTCAACTTTAATCGTATGCTCACCCTCTGGTAAATGAATACCTCTTTTAATGACAGGCTGCCAATTGTTCCAATCCCCTGTGTTCGGAACATCCAGGATGCCGGTTAAATCTGTTTCATCATCTAACCATAATCGAACCTTAGCCGCATTAAATGTGGTTGCAGTATTTATTTGGACATTATAGATACCCGTTTCTTTAATAGATACATTGTATTTAAACCATTCTCCTGTTTGATTCCACCCAACCGCCGTACCACCTTTTGGGTTATTTCGAATATCAACAGAATCTCCTCTTAATGCACCTCCAATATTTTCAGCGGTTGTATCATGGTAAGCAACCCCTTCTCCACCAGTTATATAGTAGGCTGCTCCTACTGAACCTGGTATTGGTTTATAAGCATCAAAAGAACTCGGTTTATTTGTTTTAACAGTCCAAAATCCTTCTATTTCGTTCCAATCATCGCTTGTTCCATTATTAAAATCTGAAGAAATTTCATTTACCTGCTTATGTTCTTGAAAATTCATCGTAGACAAGTCAAATGTTCCATTGACAACTACAAGTTTTAGTGTGTGCTTGCCTTTTGGTAAATCTAAACCTTCAATGGAAAATGTCTTCCATTCATCAGTCTTTGGGATATTTAATACACCTGTCAAATCAGTCGAGCCATCTATCGTCAGTTTCACTTGTGCATGATCGCTTGACTTGGATACTCTCAGGTCCACATTGTAAGTACCATCTGCTGCGACATTAACATTGTAATTCAACCATTCCCCGGCATCGTTCAAGCTTACCTTATACCCACCTTCGGAATTTGTTTTTATATCAACTGATTCCTTTCGATACTTACCATTAGCATCTTCTGTGGTTGTATCATGATAGGCTGCGCCTTCCTCACCTGAATTAAAATGTACTGCCTCAATCTTTCCCGGTAAAGGTTTGTACGCATCAAACACATTACTTCCGTTCACTTTATTGCTAAAAGCAGTATAACCAAATGCGGCATGAATATCAGATGTTGCGTAACCAATTTTCCCTCCATCCAGCTTTGCAACCTCACATGTTTGTTTATGCATTCCATCAACAAAAACCTTAAATGTTGAAGATGATTTTTCTACTCTAATTTGATGAAGCTTAGAATAATCATAGTCTTCTGGTAGGTCTGTTACTTCCTTCTTTAGCTCAACTCCATCTACGATAAAGCTAGTTTCTAGTTGGTTTTTATTAGGATTTAATACAGCTAAACCATAATTGTTTTCATCCTTATAGGAAAAAATAGCACCAAAGTAAGGATCATTACTCAGCCCTTTTTTAATTAATTTCATATTAAACTCTGCCGTGTAATCAAAAGTTGTAGATTCCTTTGTGAATTGTTTAAATAAATTAGTGTTATCAACTGTTGACTGTTGAAGCCATCCAGACATATCTGATGTAATACCCCAACTTCCACCGCCTATATTTTGCCAATTTTTTGCGAATGAAGACTGGGTAAAGCGTTCACTGAAATCAGGTAAGTCCGGGTCAGGCTGTTCTGTGCTAGTGGGACCAAGAACGAGCATTTTATCCCCATTCCATGCAATCCGATCCAGATTCAAATATCTTCCAGGATTTGCATGGCTGTGATAAACGATATACTCAGAGTCCAGATCAGGTCCTCTAACGACTGAATTATGCCCTAGCCCCACATTCTCCCCTTCAGTCTTTAGCAAAATTGGATTTTGATCAAAGTTATGAGAGAAGCCGGAAATCGGACTTTCACTACTTGCATAGTCGACACGATACGCCTTGTTCCATACATGATTTCCTGTATAGGTCATATAATATTTACTATTCCTTTTAATCATGGTTGGTCCTTCAGTCCAACCATTCATTTTTGCTCCAGTGTCAAATGCTTTACCAAAGGTATATGGATCCGACATGGGACGTGCATCAATTCTTTTATCACCTGTACTGTAAAAATACCATTTTCCGCCATCATCAATAAACACATGACCATCAATACCCATGCCCAGGTTTTCTGTTTGCTTCACAAATGGACCCAACGGGTCAGAACTTTTGTACACATAATGCCCATTTCCCCCAGGCGATGTATACATATAAAACTCACCATTCCAATAAACAACCTCTGGTGCATATGCAGCTTTCGTTGTAGGTTCCTCCGTAACTAAGCCTTGATACTCCCAATTCACCAAATCCTCTGACTTCCAAGCTTTTACTCCACTCTTATCATCTACGGTACTAACATATAGATAATAGGTACCGTTATACTTTAAAATAAAGGGATCTCCTTCTCCATAAAACACGCCTGTATTCCATGTCCACGAATTAGGTAATTGAAATGGATTACTATAGGCCAAGGACGTTGATGGGGCGGATAAAATAAAAATAGCTATAAACGCCATCATAAAGATCTTTTTCAAAAAAAAATCCCCTCCCTATTCATTTTGCACCTGATCGTTTGCTAGCTTTGATATTGATTTATTTTTTGCAATTGCTAGAATTATTATTGAATATGCCCTATCACCCTTTAACTCCTGATGACAAGGAAAGCGATTCCATGAAATACTTTTGTGTAAATAAATAAAGAATAAATGTTGGTAAAATAGCTATCAATGCCCCGGTTAAAGCGTGACCAATATCAAGTGCATACATTCCCTGTAGCAATTGTAAACCTGGAGTTATTGGCATTTTTTCAATATCATTAAATGCAATTGTCGGCCATAAAAAGTCATTCCATGAGCCTGTAAATGTGAAGAGCGCTACAACAGTCAGTACTGGTTTTATTAACGGTAAAATCAACTTAGTGAAAATTTGAAAATCGGAAGCACCATCCACTCTTGCAGATTCATCGAAATCAATAGGAATCCCTTGCATAAATTGTCTCACTAGAAAAATATTAAAAACTGCTGCCGAGCCTGGGACAATCGCTGCCAAAAAGTTATTTACCCACCCTAAAGTATCAATAATTTTATAGAGTGGAATAAGGTTTACAACTGCCGGAAACATCATTGATGCCATTAAAAAGGCGAAGATAGCATTTCTTCCCTTGAACTTCATTCTTGAATATCCGTAACCAGCCAATGAAACAATGACTAAAACCAACACCGTATGTGATACCGATATAGTTAACGAGTTCATAAACCATTTAGCTACTGGAGCACTTGTGTTTTTAAAAAGAACATCTTGATAATTATCAATAACCCAATTAATTGGTAGTAGCGTGAAGGCATTTGATTGAATGTCAGCTTCACTTTTAAATGAAGAAAAGAATGTATACAATAGTGGAATTACCCAAATCAGTGCCATTATTGATATAAAGATGATAGAAACAAATTTTGAAACTGTTTTTTTCTCCAAGGAAAAAGCACCTCCTAGTCGCGTTGTCTTAAAAAGATAAATTGTATCGCTGAAACAACCATAATACATAAACCAAGGATTACAGCCATTGCTGATCCAATACCTGCAATAGAATTTCCAGAACCAAATGCGTTTTCTTGAATGTACATTAATAGCACTGAGGTTGAGCTCGCAGGTCCACCTTTTGTTAGCATGAGTGGTTGCCCATATACGTTAAATTGCGCAATTGTTGTAATCACAAGAGTATATAATATTTGAGCTCTTATGCTAGGGAGAGTAATTCTAAAAAACTTTTGTATGCTATTTGCTCCATCTATTGATGCAGCTTCATATATATCTTTTGAAACACCGTTAAGAGCTGCCAGATATATAATCAGATTTGCACCGATTGTCCACCACACCGTTACAACAACTAATGTAATCCATGCGTATGGTTGAGTAGCTAACCAGTTTGTCTCAACATTCAGGTAATGATTAATCGGTCCAAAAGAAACGCTAAATAACATTGAAAATATAATCATTACTGCTGAAACTGAGAACAATGTAGGCATGTAGAATAATACCTGAAAAAACTTAAACCCCCTGGGTTTCGTATTAAGACCTGCAGCTAAAAGTAATGGAACAATGATACAAGCTGGAACTGTGAAAAGCACAAATTTGAATGTATTTCCGAGTCCAACACGCAGTTGTTCATAAAATGTAGAATCTTTGTTAAATAATATTTCAGTGTAATTGGAAAATCCCACAAATTCTGGATTACCTATTAAATCCCAGTTGGTAAAGGATATATAAATACCATATAAGGTGGGGATTAAAAAGAAAATAGTAAATAAAATGAGATGTGGACCAATGTAAAGATAGGGAGAGAAATTCAATCGTTTTTTTCTATATTTCTTTCCACCAGCATTTATCATATATTTTAACTCCTATTCTTTAGTTATCGAATAGAAAGAGAAATCCATATTCACTTATAAGGATTTCTCTATAATATCCACTAATTTCCTATATGATTATTTTTTATTATTTGTTGCTATCTTATCTTCAACAGCTTTTTGAGCAGTTTTCAACCCTTTGTCAATATCTAATTTTCCATAAATAGCGTCCCCTACCAATTTATCAATTTCTTCAGCTGCAAAGCCATTGTACTTATAATCGAAGATTTTGAGAGTTTTCTGTAATTCAGGATCTTCAATTAGGAAAGCTTGTGGTAATTTTTTATATTCTGGACTTTCTAATATCGCTAATGCAGCAGGATTTTGCCCTGCTTGAGCCCATGGAAGAGAGTTTTCTCGAACGTAATCAATGAAATCCATGATACCCTTTGTTTTCTCTTCTGAGCGATTTTTATCGTTAAACATGACAAATTGATGAGACGATGTCCAGTTCACAATTTTATCAGGTGAAATTTGAGGGAAAATAGTTAAACCCCAATTTAAATTTTTCGCTTCATTTAAACTGTTTTGCATCCAAATACCTTCAGGATAAAATATAGCTTTACCGGATTTAAATAACTGAGCAGGATCTTCCCCATCCTTGTTAGCAATTTTGTCATCGACTAGACCTTTTAATAATTGTAGTGCTTCCTTAGCTTCTGGGGTATTAAGAGTTGGTGTTTCACCATCACTAGTGATATCGCCGCCAAGTTGATTGTAAATGGATAAGAAAATCGGTCTTGTCCAAGTTATACCAACTCCGGTAATATTGTCTTTTTTGGATTTTTCTCCGGCTGCTCTTATTTCATCAAAAGTTATTACATTATCATCAAGCGCATTCGGTGCATATTTTTCTAATAAATCTTTATTGTAATACATAACAAAACTGTGCACGTCTAACGGCACGCTATATCTACTTCCATTAATGTCACCAATATTCCATCCTGCTGGTACATAGTTTTCTGATTTAATTTCAGGATAATTAGCCAATAGATTATCATATGGTGTTAATAAATCATTATCAACAAATTGTTTAATTCTTTCAGCATGCACAATGGTTAGATCAGGAATCCCTTTTCCTGAGTTCACCACAGTTGGAATCTTTTTATACATATCGGAATCTTTATATGATACATTTTTTATCTTATATTTTGGATTTGTCTTGTTATATTCATTTACAATTTGTTTCATATTTTCACCATCAGGACCTACAAACGGATTCCAATATAGAATCTCGTTTTTAGCTGTGCCAGAACTTGAAGAAGTTGTACCGCATCCTGTTAAAGCAACTAATAACACCAAAATTACAGAAAACATTGAAACCACTTTTTTTCTCATTTCGATTCTCCTCGCTTCACATTAAATTTCTTTTCTACCAACTAAAAATCTTGTTTCCCCACTATTTTCATAATTAAAAGTGGATTGTATTAACTATTTACAATACTTACATGCCACATATCATTAATTATTCGAATCTTTTTTAAATCACACTTTGGAGTACGATCGTACATCAATATACCATTAATCTCCTGTTCAACATCTGTTAATTGTGTATAACAGTAGCCATGTAATGAATTAGATTCATATACCGCCTTCATAACACGTTCATAGTCAGCTAGATATTCTTCCTCATTCTTAACCGTAGTGTAACCCCAGCCATTTTCATTATTAAGTTTAAATCCTATTCCGCCAAACTCTGTTAATAGAATGGGCTCACCACAGTGGTTAAATCCTTCTGTATATATCCTCCTCCCTGCTGGTCTGGAGTTAAGTAAATTTTCCTTATTCAGTAGTGCATTTCGAAACTCATTGTATTTTTCATTTTCATTCAATTGCCCATGGTTGTAGTTATGGATTGCGCAAATATCTGTTTTTGTTAATTCCCATCCATCATTTGAAATTACAAGCCTTGTTGTGTCAAGTGAATGTATTAAATGATACATTGCTACCGAGTGGTGCTTTTGTTGTTCATTATTACATATGAGAGGAACACCCCAACTCTCATTCAAAGGAACCCAAGTTACAATACACGGATGATTGTAGTCTCGATTTATTATTTCAATCCATTCATTTGTCAGACGTGCAACAGCATCTTCACTGTAAGATGGAGCTGACGCACATTCACCCCAAACCAGGAAACCTAATTTATCTGCCCAATACAGAAATAATGGATCTTCTACCTTTTGATGTTTTCTACATCCATTAAATCCCATTTCTTTTGAAAGTTCGATATCCTTTTTTAAATCTTGTTCAGTTGGGGCAGTCAGTAAACCCTCTGGCCAATACCCTTGATCAAGTACTAGTTTTTGATAGTATGGCTTATTGTTTAGATAGACCATCCCATTTTCTGTATGAATTTTTCTCATGCCAAAATAAGAGCTGATTTCATCCAGAATTTGATCCTGTTCTTTCATACGAATATTCACATCAAATAAGTTTGGTTTTTCCGGAGTCCAGTTCCACCCAACATCATGAAAACCGGTTCTGAATATTTTTCTGTTATATAAATTAATAGATCGTCTTAAGTAACCATCCGTTATTATTATTGTATCTTTAGCTACATTTTCTCCTTCAAAAGTGATATCGATTTCAAGGCTTTTCTCACCATAGTCACCTGATAATTCAACATCTATAATAATGTCACCATTATCAATATCTGGAGTAAATTTCAACTTCTTTATATGAGTTTTATTTACTGCCTCTAGCCAAACCGTTTGCCAAATTCCAGTAGTTCGCGTATACCAGATCCCGCCTGGCTTATCAAGCCAATTTTGCTTCCCTCTTGGAATCGTTTCCTCTATAGAAGGATCTTCGACTCTCACAACCACCGACTGAATTCCACTTATTAAATAATTCGTTATGTCAAATGAGAATGGAGTGTGTCCACCTTCGTGAGTACCTACAAGTTTTCCATTAATAAAAACCATTGCCTGATAGTCTACTGCTCCAAAATGCATAATGATTTGTTTCCCAACCATCGTATCAGGTATGGCAAATTCTCTACGATACCAGACCCAATCATGAAACGAAGAGTCATTAATTCCGCTAAGCTTTGATTGAAAAGCAAAAGGTACATTTATTTTTTGTGTGTATTCCTTATGTTTTTCGAACCATTTCTCATCTAACCCTATATTCTGATCATCAAATTCAAAGTCCCATTCGCCATTTAAATTAACCCATTCGCTTCTTACGAATTGTGGCCGAGGATATTCTAGTCGCAATACCATCAACTTCTCCTTTAAATGTTGAAATTATTTATTATTAATTGTTCTTATTTCCTTTAAGTCTACTTTTGGTACTCTATCTTCATTCAATAATCCATTAATCTCTTGTTGCACATCAGTTAGTTGCGTATAGCAAAACCCGGTTATATATGGTGTATTTTTAATTCCCTGGGTAATAGATTCATAACGATGTAAAAAGTCAACTTCACTCTTTACTTGGTTTCCATATCCCCAACCTTTTTCTGAATCGAACGCAATCCCACCATATTCGCTTATAATGATAGGCTGACCATTATATTTATACCCCTGTGCCATAGCATGCTTAGAATGATTAAAA
Encoded proteins:
- a CDS encoding carbohydrate-binding protein, producing the protein MKKIFMMAFIAIFILSAPSTSLAYSNPFQLPNSWTWNTGVFYGEGDPFILKYNGTYYLYVSTVDDKSGVKAWKSEDLVNWEYQGLVTEEPTTKAAYAPEVVYWNGEFYMYTSPGGNGHYVYKSSDPLGPFVKQTENLGMGIDGHVFIDDGGKWYFYSTGDKRIDARPMSDPYTFGKAFDTGAKMNGWTEGPTMIKRNSKYYMTYTGNHVWNKAYRVDYASSESPISGFSHNFDQNPILLKTEGENVGLGHNSVVRGPDLDSEYIVYHSHANPGRYLNLDRIAWNGDKMLVLGPTSTEQPDPDLPDFSERFTQSSFAKNWQNIGGGSWGITSDMSGWLQQSTVDNTNLFKQFTKESTTFDYTAEFNMKLIKKGLSNDPYFGAIFSYKDENNYGLAVLNPNKNQLETSFIVDGVELKKEVTDLPEDYDYSKLHQIRVEKSSSTFKVFVDGMHKQTCEVAKLDGGKIGYATSDIHAAFGYTAFSNKVNGSNVFDAYKPLPGKIEAVHFNSGEEGAAYHDTTTEDANGKYRKESVDIKTNSEGGYKVSLNDAGEWLNYNVNVAADGTYNVDLRVSKSSDHAQVKLTIDGSTDLTGVLNIPKTDEWKTFSIEGLDLPKGKHTLKLVVVNGTFDLSTMNFQEHKQVNEISSDFNNGTSDDWNEIEGFWTVKTNKPSSFDAYKPIPGSVGAAYYITGGEGVAYHDTTAENIGGALRGDSVDIRNNPKGGTAVGWNQTGEWFKYNVSIKETGIYNVQINTATTFNAAKVRLWLDDETDLTGILDVPNTGDWNNWQPVIKRGIHLPEGEHTIKVEIVEGEFDFTSLDFSSFAIHKPVPGIIEAEDYNLGGEGVGYHDNTVGNSGERYRDDDVDIRAALDGDYAVTSNQAGEWLAYDVNIEEEGTYGLDLLTSAIEDGGKVKLLLDEKIDLTGEISIPNTGDWNNWSNVSLKNISLPAGKHTLKLITLQGGFDISRFTLHTFDNYKKLPGNIMAADYITGGEGVAYHDNSPENIGGKYRRDAVDIRNNPEGGYNVGWNQAGEWLKYNVDIEKEGIYQVAIKVATELEGSQIRLWLDDKVDLTGIIDVPKTGGWDNWDSVIIDNVSLPVGQHTIKVEIVKGEFDLRSINFTLESGKEPPATKGEYSTAPGTFAKSVIGDSKWRDYTVEADINIGAGTGDSGIIFRVNNPANGIELGQNNPNFMQGYIAYINKEGLHLGKFNYNWTYLKGSKINEPLNTWQHMKVEAKGTNIKIYVGDMNTPKIDYTDNSTTSFTQGKVGLRSYYNSTKFDNFIVRPIDITHDSINNNLDMMLEAGNVAHSLYKTLRNKVVQSKHHFDTGKFAQSIKHLNDFREFLEKDNHLSEDVRDVLEYDAVRLMKNIEDKSEGT
- a CDS encoding carbohydrate ABC transporter permease; its protein translation is MEKKTVSKFVSIIFISIMALIWVIPLLYTFFSSFKSEADIQSNAFTLLPINWVIDNYQDVLFKNTSAPVAKWFMNSLTISVSHTVLVLVIVSLAGYGYSRMKFKGRNAIFAFLMASMMFPAVVNLIPLYKIIDTLGWVNNFLAAIVPGSAAVFNIFLVRQFMQGIPIDFDESARVDGASDFQIFTKLILPLIKPVLTVVALFTFTGSWNDFLWPTIAFNDIEKMPITPGLQLLQGMYALDIGHALTGALIAILPTFILYLFTQKYFMESLSLSSGVKG
- a CDS encoding carbohydrate ABC transporter permease, translated to MINAGGKKYRKKRLNFSPYLYIGPHLILFTIFFLIPTLYGIYISFTNWDLIGNPEFVGFSNYTEILFNKDSTFYEQLRVGLGNTFKFVLFTVPACIIVPLLLAAGLNTKPRGFKFFQVLFYMPTLFSVSAVMIIFSMLFSVSFGPINHYLNVETNWLATQPYAWITLVVVTVWWTIGANLIIYLAALNGVSKDIYEAASIDGANSIQKFFRITLPSIRAQILYTLVITTIAQFNVYGQPLMLTKGGPASSTSVLLMYIQENAFGSGNSIAGIGSAMAVILGLCIMVVSAIQFIFLRQRD
- a CDS encoding ABC transporter substrate-binding protein, coding for MRKKVVSMFSVILVLLVALTGCGTTSSSSGTAKNEILYWNPFVGPDGENMKQIVNEYNKTNPKYKIKNVSYKDSDMYKKIPTVVNSGKGIPDLTIVHAERIKQFVDNDLLTPYDNLLANYPEIKSENYVPAGWNIGDINGSRYSVPLDVHSFVMYYNKDLLEKYAPNALDDNVITFDEIRAAGEKSKKDNITGVGITWTRPIFLSIYNQLGGDITSDGETPTLNTPEAKEALQLLKGLVDDKIANKDGEDPAQLFKSGKAIFYPEGIWMQNSLNEAKNLNWGLTIFPQISPDKIVNWTSSHQFVMFNDKNRSEEKTKGIMDFIDYVRENSLPWAQAGQNPAALAILESPEYKKLPQAFLIEDPELQKTLKIFDYKYNGFAAEEIDKLVGDAIYGKLDIDKGLKTAQKAVEDKIATNNKK
- a CDS encoding glycoside hydrolase family 2 protein, with the translated sequence MVLRLEYPRPQFVRSEWVNLNGEWDFEFDDQNIGLDEKWFEKHKEYTQKINVPFAFQSKLSGINDSSFHDWVWYRREFAIPDTMVGKQIIMHFGAVDYQAMVFINGKLVGTHEGGHTPFSFDITNYLISGIQSVVVRVEDPSIEETIPRGKQNWLDKPGGIWYTRTTGIWQTVWLEAVNKTHIKKLKFTPDIDNGDIIIDVELSGDYGEKSLEIDITFEGENVAKDTIIITDGYLRRSINLYNRKIFRTGFHDVGWNWTPEKPNLFDVNIRMKEQDQILDEISSYFGMRKIHTENGMVYLNNKPYYQKLVLDQGYWPEGLLTAPTEQDLKKDIELSKEMGFNGCRKHQKVEDPLFLYWADKLGFLVWGECASAPSYSEDAVARLTNEWIEIINRDYNHPCIVTWVPLNESWGVPLICNNEQQKHHSVAMYHLIHSLDTTRLVISNDGWELTKTDICAIHNYNHGQLNENEKYNEFRNALLNKENLLNSRPAGRRIYTEGFNHCGEPILLTEFGGIGFKLNNENGWGYTTVKNEEEYLADYERVMKAVYESNSLHGYCYTQLTDVEQEINGILMYDRTPKCDLKKIRIINDMWHVSIVNS